CGGCGGCGACGAACTCGTCCGCCTGCTCGCCAGCCGCATCGGCAGCGTCATGCCGGAAGGCGGCACGCTTGCCCGCATCGGCGGCGACGAGTTTGCCGTCGCGCTGCTCACCAACGGCCATGGCACCCTGGCGCTCGAGACGGCGCGCCGTATCGCCCATTCGATCGACCGCCCGTTCACGATCTCGGGCTTCGAGTTTCACGTCACCGCCTCGGTCGGCTACGCCATCGCCAACGAGATCGGCATGAAGTCGTCGGAGATCATCCGCCGCGCCGACGTCGCCATGTATCACGCCAAGAACGGCGCCGAGCGCGAGCCGGTCGCCTACCAGGCGACCATGGAAACCGGCGCGCTGGAAAAGAAGCAGATCGAGACCGGCTTGCGCCGCGCCATCGAAAACGGCGACCTTAAGGTGTTCTACCAGCCGGTCGTACGCGCCATCGACGGCGAGATCGTCGGCCTCGAGGCGCTGATGCGCTGGACCTCGGCCGAATTCGGCGCCGTGTCGCCGGCGGTGTTCATTCCCGTCGCCGAGGAAACCGGCCTCATCCACGACATCGGCCGCCTCGTCGTCACCCGCGCCTGCATCGACCTGCACCGCTGGCCGGGCCTGCAGATGGCGATCAACGTCTCGCCGGTGCAGCTCCGCGATCCGGGCTTCGCCGACGAGATCCGCCAGATCGTCGAGAGCCACGGCCACAGCCCGTCGCGCTTCGACCTCGAACTGACCGAAGGCATCCTGGTCAACAACCCGATGATCGCCGAGCGCAAGCTGCGCAAGCTGAAGGAATTCGGCTTCAACCTGTCGCTCGACGATTTCGGCACCGGCTTCTCCTCGATCGGCTACCTCCGCCAGTTCCCGTTCAACACGCTGAAGGTCGACCGCTCCTTCGTGAAGGAAATCGGCATGAACGGCGAGGCCAACGCGCTGTTCCAGTCGCTGGTCTCGCTGGGCGATGCCCTCGGCCTGTCGATCATCGCGGAAGGCATCGAGACCGAGGATCAGTTGCGGCTGCTGCGGCTGACCCGCTGCCAGCAGGTGCAGGGCTTCTTCTTCAGCCGCCCGGTTCCGGCCGACGACATCGATACGATGCTCGCCGGCAAGCAGCGCGGCGCGCTGCCCGCCGACCGCCGCGTCGCCGCCCGCGCCTGACGCGCCACTGGCGCGGCGTTGCCGCGCTTGGCATAAGGCGGGCGAATGCCCGCCGATCTCCCGCCGCCGAAAACATCGCTGACCGCGGACGAAGCCCGCCGCATCGCGCTCGCCGCGCAGGGCTTCGCCCATCGCAAGACCGCCGGCCGCTCGCCGTGGCCGGCCGTTGCCGCGACCATCGACCGCCTCGGCCTGCTGCAGCTCGACTCGGTCAACGTGCTGGTGCGCTCGCACTACCTGCCGGTGTTTTCACGCCTCGGCGACTACGACCGCGCCGCGCTCGACAAGCGCGGCTTCGCTTCCGGCAAGGAGCGCACGCTGTTCGAGTATTGGGCGCACGAGGCCTCGCTCCTGCCGCTCCGCCTGCAGCCGCTGCTGCGCTGGCGCATGGACCGCGCCCGCCGCCTAGTCGACCACACGCCGGCGCGCGCCAAGGCGCACCGCGAACTCCGCGCCTACTACCGCGCCATCCTCAAGGAGGTCGCCGCGCGCGGGCCGATCGCGGCGAGCGAACTGCAGGATCCCGGCGAGCGCTCCGGTCCCTGGTGGGGCTGGCACAAGGGCAAGGGCGCGCTGGAGCGCCTGTTCCACACCGGCGAGGTTACCTCGGCCGGCCGCCGCGGCGGCTTCGAGCGCGTCTACGATCTGCCCGAGCGCGTCATCCCCGCCGACATCCTCGCCGTGCCGACGCCATCGGAGAGGGACGCCATCCGCGAGCTGGCGCTGATGGGCGCCCGCGCCTTCGGGGTCGCCACCGAAGCCGACATCCGCGACTATTTCCGCCTACCGATACCCGAAGCGAGGAAGGCGCTGGCGGAACTCGCGGAGGAGGGCGCCCTGATCCCCGCCGCCGTCGAAGCTTGGGACAAGCCGGCGTATCTCGCCGCGGACGCCGAGACGCCGGCCCGGGTCACGGCCAGCGCGCTGCTGTCGCCGTTCGACCCGCTGGTCTGGTTCCGCCCGCGCACCGAGCGCGTGTTCGACTTCCACTACCGCATCGAGATCTACACGCCGCAGGCCAAGCGCCGCTTCGGCTACTACGTGCTGCCGTTCCTCCACCGCGGCCGCCTCAGGGCGCGCGTTGACCTCAAAGCCGAGCGCGACTCCGGCACCCTTGCCGTGCGTGGCGCCCACGCCGAGGCGGGCGCCGACCGCGACGCCATCGCCCCTGACCTCGCCGCGGAACTCCGCCGCATGGCGGCGTGGCTGGGCCTCGCCGAAATCCGCGTCAGCCCGAACGGCGACCTGGCCGCGGCGTTGGCGAAGCACCTCTGACGCTGGACTTTCCGCCGCCTCCGGTCCATTTCACGCCGACCATGACCGCGCCCCACGCCATCGCCATCGCCCCGATGATGGACTGGACCGACCGCCACTGCCGCTTCTTCCACCGGCAGTTGACCGGACGGGCGCTGCTGCACACCGAGATGATCACCGCCGACGCGATCCTGCACGGCGACCTCCACCGGCTGCTCAGCTTCTCGCCGGCGGAGCATCCGGTCGCGCTCCAGCTCGGCGGCTCCGACCCGGCGAAGCTGGCACGCGCCGCCGCCGTGAGTGCGGAGCGGGGCTACGACGAGATCAACCTCAACGTCGGCTGCCCGTCCGACCGCGTGCAGTCCGGCACCTTCGGCGCCTGCCTGATGCGGACGCCGGCACTGGTCGCCGAATGCATCGCCGCCATCAAGGCGGCAGTCGCCGTGCCCGTGACAGTGAAGTGCCGCCTCGGCGTCGACGACCAGGACACCGAGATCGCGCTGGACGCGCTCGCCGATGCAGTCATCGCGGCGGGCGCGGACGCGATCTGGGTGCACGCCCGCAAGGCGTGGCTGCAGGGCCTCAGCCCGAAGGAAAACCGCGAGGTGCCGCCGCTCGACTACGCGCGCGTCTATCGCCTGAAGGCGCGGCTGCCCGGCGTCTTCGTCGGCATCAACGGCGGCATTGCCACCCTCGATGACGCGGCGGAGCACCTCCGCCATGTCGATGGCGTCATGCTCGGCCGCGCCGCCTATCACACGCCGGCGATCCTCGCGGGCGTCGATGCGCGGTTCTACGGCGAGCCGGCCGCGGATCGCGACGTCATGGACGCGATGATCCCATACATCGAATCCGAACTGGCGCGCGGCGAGCGTCTGTCGCACATCACGCGCCACATGCTCGGCCTGTTCCACGGCGAGCCCGGCGCGCGGAGCTGGCGGCGCATCCTGACCGTCGGCGCGGTCAGGCCCGGCGCCGGCATCGAGGTCGTGCGCGAGGCGCTGGCGGCACTCGATTTTGCCGGCGAAACATCGGACGAGCGCGCCGTCGCCTGATGGATATTTCGGTTACCCAGCTAATTGAACTCGCCGTAGCCGTCTTGGTATCCGGCGCCATTTCCGGCCTGCTCGCCGGCCTGTTCGGCATCGGCGGCGGCACGGTTCTGGTGCCCGTGCTCTATCAGGGGCTGGAGCTGATCGGCGTCGATGAGGGCGTGCGCATGCAGGTCTCGGTCGGCACCTCGATCGCGATCATCGTGCCGACGGCGATCCAGTCGTTCCTGGCGCACCGCAAGCGCGGCGCCGTCGATACGCAACTGCTCAAGGATTGGCTGATCCCGCTGCCGGTCGGCGTCATCGCCGCCTCGATCGTCGCGGCCTACATCTCGGGCGGGGCGCTGCGCGCCATCTTCGCGGTCGTCGCGCTGCTGGTCGCGATCCGCCTCATCTTCAATCGCGAATCGTGGCGCCTCGGCAGCGATCTGCCCGGCCAGCCGGCGCGCTCGGTGGTTGGCGTCGTCATCGGCTTCCTGTCGACGCTGATGGGCATCGGCGGCGGCGTGCTCAACAACACGTTCATGACGCTCTACGGCCGCTCCATGCATCAGGCGGTAGCGACGTCGTCCGGCGTCGGCGTCATCATCTCGATCCCCGGCATCCTCGGCTACATCTGGGCCGGCTGGGGCGCGAGCGGCCTGCCGCCGCTGTCCACCGGCTTCGTCAATTTCCCCGCAGTGCTGATCCTCATCCCGACGTCGGTGCTCGCCGCGCCTTATGGCGTGCGGCTGGCGCACGCGCTGTCGCGGCGCAAGCTCGAGGTCGCGTTCGGCTGCTTCCTGCTGTTCGTCGCCGCGCGCTTCGCCTGGAGTTTGTTCTAGGGCGTCAGCACGAGGCGGTCGCCGGAGATGGCGTAGCCGTCGAGCGTGTTGAGGAAGCTCATGCCGAGCAGGCTCTGATCCAGCGAATTTGGCGGCGCCACCAGCGCCGCGATCTCGCGCCGCTCGATCGAGCCGACCGCCAGCTTGGCGATGGTGATGGGCGCAGCCTCGATCGTGCCGTTGGCGGTGCGGATCGTCATGTTGAAGCGCAGCGTGCTGGTGTCGATGCCGATGGCCTTGGCGTCGGCGGGCGTCAGCGTCACGAAGCTCGCGCCGGTATCGACCATCATGGTCATCGGCTTGCCCTGCACCTCGGCGTGCACGCCGAAATGCCCGTCGAGCCCGCGCGCGATGACCACCGCGCTGTCCGCCTCACCTGCCAGCCGGCCGGAGATCGGCACGCCCGGCGCCAGGACGCCCAGCATGCGCGCGCCGACGCCGGTGAGTTCGGTGCGGTAGGCATACGCGCCGATCAGGAACAGAAACACCGCCAGCCAACCGGCCGTGGCGCGCACGATCTCGCCGGCACCGAGCCCGCGCCCGAGCAGCGCTGAGCCGACGAAGATCAGGATCACGACCAGATAGCCGAGCTGCGCCAGGTCCTTGTTGTCGAGGCCGAAGGTCGTGCCATTGGCGTCGCGCGCGGCGAGCGCCACGGCCAGCGCAACGACGCCCGCGAGCAGGATCCAGAAGATGAATTGCGGCCGGCGCCGCACCCGCGGCGCGCTCATCCGGGGCCGCTCGGCCGGTGCCGTTCAAGCCGCGCCGGCAAGAGCGCCATGATGGCGCAGCGCTCGTCGTCGGAATAGCGCATCCAGCGGCCGATCTCGGCGAGCGTGCGCCCGCAGCCGACGCAGAAGCCGCTATCGGGATCGAGGGTACAGAGGCGCACGCAGGGGGAAATCATCAGGGAGGCTAGACCACCGATGCGCCGATGAGGAAGGCGGCGACCGCCACCTGCTGGCAGGCGCCGAGCGTGTCGCCGGTCCGCCCGCCAAGCGTGCGCGCCGTAACGCGGATCACGACGTACGTCGCGACGACGGCGAAGGCGCCGGCGAGGATCGTCGGCCATAGTCCCACGGCGGGCAGCGCGACGATCACTGCGATTGCCGCGGCGGCCGCGATGGCGATCAGCATCGCGTTCTGGTCTGGCGCGCCGGTATCGTTGGAGAGGCCGCCCATGCGCGCCGCGGGCAGGTCGTGCCAGAGCCGCACCATGGAGGCGCGCGACACGGCCTCCGCCGCGATCAGCACCAGCCCGGCGCGCACCGACCCGACGACGACCGCCAGCGCGCCAAGCGCAGTGATGCGGATCACGACCGAGAGAATGAGCGCCAGCGCGCCGTAGGTGCCGACGCGGCTGTCGTCCATGATCGCCAGCTTCTTCTCGGTCGTGGAGCCGCCGAGGCTGTCGGCGGCATCCGCGAGGCCGTCTTCGTGCAGCCCGCCGGTGAGGATCACGGTTGCCGAGACCGCCAGCGCGGCGCCGACCATCGCCGGAATGTTGAGCAGGTCGGCGACCACCAGCACGACGCCGCCGACGAGGCCGACCAGCGCACCGACCACCGGGAACACCCGCGCCGCGTGCCGGAAATCCGGAACGGCGGCGGCGCTCGCGCCGAGGTAGCGGGGCGGCACGCGCGTCAGGAAGATCGACGCGCTCCGCAACTCCGCCACCGCGATGCCGATCTCGCTCGGAACCTGGCTCTCGCTCATCCCCGTCTCCAGTTGCCCGCCCGCGACAGCGGTTCGCTTGCCGACGGTGCAGGCAAGGTTATAGAACCTCGGCGCCTCCCTTCAAAGAATCCGTGGGATTCGCCGGTGGTCGCCCCTTCCTCTGGCCTGCCTTTCGATGATTTCCGCGCCCTTGTCCGCGCCATGCCCGGCCCCAGCGAAGCCGCCGTGGCGGCGGTCCGCGCCCGCGATTCGGTGCTGACCAAGCCGGCCGGCTCGCTCGGCCGCCTCGAGCAGATCGTCGAGTGGCTGGCCGCCTGGCAGGGCAAGGCGCCGCCCTCGGTCCAGCGGCCGCTGGTCGCGGTCTTCGCCGGCAATCATGGCGTGACGGCAGAGGGCGTCTCGGCTTTCCCCGCGGCGGTGACGCAGCAGATGGTCGAGAATTTCGCCGCCGGCGGCGCGGCGATCAACCAGATCTGCCTCGCCTTCGACCTGTCGCTGAAGGTTTACGACCTCGCGCTCGACATCCCGACCGGCAACATCGCGCGCGACGCCGCGCTCGACGAGGCCGCCTGCGCCGCGACCATGGCCTTCGGCATGGAGTCGATCGCCGGCGGGATCGATCTCCTGTGCATCGGCGAGATGGGCATCGGCAACACCACGGTCGCCGCCGCGATCTTCGCCGCGCTGTTCGGCGGCACCGGCGCCGATTGGGTCGGCCGCGGCACCGGCGTCGACGACGCGGGTCTGGCGCGCAAGCGCGACGCCGTCGATGCCGCGCTGGCGACCCACGCCCGCCACCTCGCCGATCCGCTCGAGGTGCTGCGCCGCGTCGGCGGCCGCGAGATCGCGGCGATGACCGGCGCCATCCTCGCCGCACGCATGAATCATGTGCCGGTGATCGTCGATGGCTACGTCGCGACGTCCGCCGCGGCGGTGCTCTACGCGATGGACAAGACCGCGCTCGACCATTGCCTGTTCGGCCACGTGTCGGCCGAGCCCGGTCACCGCAAGGCGCTGGCGCGGATGGAAAAGACACCGCTGCTCGATCTCGGCATGCGCCTGGGAGAGGGGACGGGCGCGGCGCTCGCCGCCGGCATCGTCAAGGCCGCTGTCGGCATGCACACCGGCATGGCGACGTTCGCCCAGGCCGGCGTCGCGACGAAGGAAGGCTAGCCCGTCCGCAGCCAGCCGCGGCGCGGCGGGTCGCGGTCGATCGGCGGCAGCGCCTCCATGACGCGCGACTGCGGGAAGGTGGCGATCACCTCCGTGCCCTGCCGCAGTTTCGATTTCAGCTCGAAGCTGCCGTCGTGCATCTGCATCAGCGCCTGCACGATGGGCAGGCCGAGCCCGGCGCCCCGCTCGGCGCTCTTGATCGCGATCGAGCCCTGGCCGAAGGCCGACAGCACGATCGGAATCTCTTCCTCCGGAATGCCGGGACCGTTGTCGCGGATCGACAGGAACTGGCCGCCATCGGGGGCCCAGCCGACCTTGATCGCGATCTCGCCGCCGCTCGGCGTGAACTTCACGGCGTTGGAAATGAGGTTGAGCGCGATCTGCCGCACCGCGCGCTCGTCCGCCCACAGGCGGGGCAGGGTGCGGACGTAGTCTTCGGTGACCGTGATGTTCTTGGCCTTGGCCTTGAGCTGCATCAGGTGGTGGCATTCCTCGACGACGTAGACGAGGTTGACCGGCTCCTCATGCAGCTCGTAGCGGCCGGCCTCGATGCGCGACAGGTCGAGGATCTCGTTGATCAGGTTCAGCAGGTGCTGCCCGGACGTGTGGATGTCGCCGACGTAGTCCTTGTAGTTGGCGTTGCCGATCGGCCCCAGCACCTCGCCCTTGATGATTTCCGAGAAGCCGAGGATGGCGTTGAGCGGCGTGCGCAGCTCGTGGCTCATGGTGGCGAGGAAGCGCGACTTGGCGAGGTTGGCCTCCTCGGCACGGCGGCGCGACTCGTCGGAGATGGATTTCGCCGTGCCGAGCTCGGCGATCAGCAGATCCTTCTCGGCGCGATATTCCAGCATCGCCTGCGTCGCCGAATTGAGGCGTGAGGCGAGGATGAGGAAGAAGAACTGCGCCGCGATGCCCATGATCGCCAGCGCCGGGAACAGGATGCCGCCGCGGCTGACGAACAGGATCGCGACCACGAGCGTCACCGGCACCGTGCCGGCGGTGGCCGCGGGCAGCAGCGTCGAGGCGAGCGAGGTGATGACCGAGACGAAGATCAGCAGCGTCGCGAACTGGAAAACTTCGAGGCCCGCGACCAGGCCTGTGGTGCGCGGCAGCAGTACCATCAGTCCGGCCCAGACGACGCCGCCCAGGCACTCCGCCGCGATGAACTGGCGCCGCCAGAGCCGCATCGAAATTTCGGCGGAGGGGATGCTCATGAATTGCCGGCAGAGCGCGATGATGCCGATGTGCGAAGCGAGCGCCACCGCGGTCCAGAACGCAGCGGTCGGCAGGTCGATCCACAGCATCGAGGCGGCGGCGACGATCACGATCAGCAGCGGCACGGCGTATGCGGCGCTGATCCGATTGCGCGCGTAGGTCAGCGTCAGCTCGTATTCGAACTCCGGCCGGATGTCTGAGCCGGACGTCAGCCGCTCGCGCGTCTCGCGCACCGTGCGGATCACCGAGCGGCGGCGCTCGGCGCGCTCGCGGCTGGCGGCGGTCTTGTCGCTCTCGGCAGGGGCGGCGGAAATCATTGTCCGACCTTGGCCGGTCCACGGTTAATTTCGTCCTGCCATGCCGCGCACGGCGTCACATTGACTTTCGGAGAAAATATTTCTACAAGCGCGGCGAAATGGCCGCAGATTGGACGGCAAATCCGCATTTGCGCCCATTCTGAAATCAGATTGCCCGAGGAGCCGAAAGATGGTCGATCGCCTGGACCGCAAGATCCTGCAGATTCTGCAGGAGGATGCGACCGTTCCCGTGGCCGAGATCGGCCGCCGCGTCGGCCTGTCGACCACGCCGTGCTGGCGCCGCATCCAGAAGCTCGAGGAAGACGGCGTCATCGTCGGCCGCGTCGCGCTGCTCGATCCGCGCAAGGTCAACACGCGCGTGACGGCGTTTGTCGCGGTCACCACCAATCAGCACAACGAGGAATGGCTGAAGCGTTTTGCCGAGGTCATCCAGGAACTCCCCGAGGTCGTCGAGTTCTACCGCATGGCCGGGCAGGTGGATTACCTGCTGCGCGTCGTGGTGCCCGACATCGAGGCGTACGACGCCTTCTACAAGCGGCTGATCGCCCGCATCGACATTTCCGATGTCTCCACGACCTTCGCCATGGAGCAGATCAAGTACACCACCGCGGTGCCGCTGAACTACATCGTGGTCGAGAAGGAAAAGGCGAAGGCGCCGGCCGCCTAGCCGCCGCGCTTTGCGATCCGCGACAACTGCGCCGGGGCGGTCAATTCCCGGACGGCGTCCTTGCCGATCCAGCGCCGGGTCTTGTCCTCCGATGCTGCGAGTTTCTCGGCCAGCGCCAGCGCCCGGCGGTGCAATCCCGGCGACCGCTTGCCGATCTGGCGGAGCGCCCAGTTCACCGCCTTGCGGACGAAGTTGCGCTCGTCGTCGGCGTACTGCTCGATCAGCGCCAGGAACGGGGCGAACTCCGCGTCCGGCGCCTTCTTCGCGCTGACCGCATAGCCGGCGATCGTCGCGAACGCCGCCCGGCGGACAAACTCGCGCTTGTCCTTCGCCCACTTCGCCGCCTTCGCCGCGACGTAGGGCGTCCGCGCAAACAGCTTCATGCAGGCCTGGTCGCAGAGGTCCCACGAATTGAAGTCGCCGACCCACGAGTCCATCTGCTTCGGCGTCACCAGCTTGGGATCGTCGATCAGCGCCGCAAGGATCCGCGCCTCGTGGATGCCGGAGGCCCAGAGCGCGACGGCCAGCGCGTGATCGCGACGATATTTGCGTTGCAGCGGCCGCTGCGCCGCCATCGACACGCCGAGCGCGCTCGCGACGTTGATGCCGAAACGCGCCATGCCGGCGCGGCCGGACTCGGAGCCCAGGGCTCGCAGCTCCCGCAGCACAGTCTCGGCTGCATCAACCGTCGGCATTTGCTGTGACCGCCTTCACCCGCATAAGCTGGCGGGGAGCGATGCCGCCAAGTGTATCCCGCGCCGGTTCTGTATATCCGAAGCCATGCTGCCGCCGATAACCTACAACGAACTCCACGAGAGACAGCGACGCGCGATCGTCGATTTCGCGCGTCAGCCCCGCGACCACAGCGGCCGCGGCATCGTCACCAGCGTCTTCGATCCTCATATCGCGTCCGCCTGGGTGATGCTTTCCGAACTGGCGCGGCTGAAGGTCGACCTGCCGGTCGAGGCATTCCACCACGCCGACGAACTGTCGCCGCGTCATGCCGAGCTCCTGAAGACCCTGGATATCGACCTGCGCCTCCGTCTGATGACGGAGCCGGCCCGCGGCGTGACGATCAAGCCCGTGGCAATCCGGCGGAGCAGCTTTCAGGAGGTGATGTGGATCGACTGCGACAGTTTCCCGCTGCGCGATCCCGCGTTTCTGTTCGAAGACCCCGAATACGTCGCCAAGGGCTCCATGTTCTGGCGCGACGTTGCCGGCGTCGATCGTTCGACGATCTGGTATCCGCTGTCGCCGGTATGGCCGCTGTTCAACGTCGCGCCGAACGACGCGGAGGAATTCGAGACCGGGCAACTCCTGCTCAACAAGGACAAGTGCTGGGCGGAGCTCGGCCTGACGTTGCACTTCAACGCCGACCAGAAGACCTACGCGGCCATCGTCGTCGGCGACAAGGATATGTTCCGCCTCGCCTGGCAGAACCTGGCGCAGGTCAGGAAGAAGTCGCCGCCGCAGGAGGGCTACCTGGTCGATTCCGCCATGGTCCCCTACGGCTTCATGCCCTACGGCCCGTTCCACATGGGCCGCCCCAACTTGGGCCATCGCTGGGGCGGCGGCACGGTCATGGTCCAGCGCGACCGCCAGGGCGCGCCGCTATTCGTTCATCGCAATCTCGATAAATTCAAGCTGAACGGCGACAATCCGTTCAATGCCGACGTGCCGAATGAGGCGATCTATCATGAGCACGTCGCGCGCCTGCGCGAGCTGCTGAAGCAGCCCTAGCGCCGCTACTTCCGCTCCAGCCGCGCGATCAGGCTTGAGGTGTCCCACCGGTTGCCGCCCAGCGCCTGCACCTCGGCATAGAACTGATCGACCAGCGCACTGAGCGGCAGCTTGGCGCCGTTGGTGCGCGCCTCTGCGAGCGCGATGGAGAGATCCTTGCGCATCCAGTCGACGGCAAAGCCGAAGTCGAACTTGCCGGCGTCCATCGTCTTGTAGCGGTTCTCCATCTGCCAGGATTGCGCGGCGCCCTTCGAGACGACGCTGACCACCTTCTCGACGTCGAGGCCGGCGCGCTTGGCGAAATGGATGCCCTCGGCCAGGCCCTGCACGACGCCGGCGATGCAGATCTGGTTGACCATCTTGGTGAGTTGCCCGGCGCCCACCGGCCCCATGAGGCCGACCATTTTGGCGTAGGAATCGATCACCGGCTTGGCCTTGCCGAAGGTCGCCTCGTCGCCGCCGACCATGACGCTGAGCTGACCGTTCTCCGCCCCGGCCTGGCCGCCCGACACCGGCGCATCGAGGAAGCCGACGCCCTTCGCCGATGCCGCCGCCGCGATCTCGCGCGCCACCGTCGCCGACGCCGTCGTGTTGTCGATCAGGATCGCGCCGGCGCTCGTGCCGGCCAGCGCGCCATCGCTGCCGAAGACGACCGAGCGCAAGTCGTCGTCATTGCCGACGCAACTGAACACGAACTCCGCGCCGGTCGCCGCCGCCCTGGGCGTCGGCGCCGATTTGCCGCCGTGCTTGGCGACCCACGCCTCGGCCTTGGCGGCGCTGCGGTTGTAGACGGTGAGGTCGTGCCCGCCGCGCTTGGCGAGATGGCCGGCCATGGGGAAACCCATGACGCCGAGGCCGAGAAAAGCGACTTTTGCCATGACGAGGCAACCCTTCTGCTTTGCGTTTTTGAACCGCCGGCGGTTGGACTACCGCGGCGCCTGCCGGAGATGGAGGTGGCGCGTTATACGCCGCTCGACGGCGTTGACGATGCGGCTGAAGACTTCGACCGCGACCAGATAGATCGCCGCCGCCCAGAAATAGAAGGACAGGTCGTACGTCTTGGAGAAGACGAAGCGCGTCTGGCCCATCAGGTCGAGCACCGTGATGATCGAGGCCAGCGACGACGCCTTGGTGAGCAGGATCACTTCGTTGCCGTAGGGCCTGAGCGCGCTGATGAAGGCCTGCGGCAGCACCACCTTGCGCAGTTCCGCGACCATGTGGAAGCCCAGCGCCCGCGCCGCCTCGCGCTGGCCCGGCGGCACGTTGCG
The sequence above is drawn from the Bauldia sp. genome and encodes:
- a CDS encoding bifunctional diguanylate cyclase/phosphodiesterase — protein: MARAITGRITANLIAGIVITVGTVLITISWMAHKHNEQAAISTQTMVAGGVEAMGKRLASLANDYGWWEEAYDAYVRKDKTWIDANVGTGITDTNIADMLVIASPDGKLDPDNEWLIDGAPDAIEKIITPGKLAAIKKIADTLPVENFAAKSVIYIDTPSVPMMISIQHLSPVSKAGEVKSSDLPIIVFGQYLESQRLIDLGKAFLIDDLHFVRADSAPDGQPAVVNLVGKTTGYFAWTPPKPGDALLRSVLLPIGVALLLFCVVAATTAFRARRMAIALTESEKEAVTAARTDSMTGLMNRTGFSEMLESPHYEGACGVGDLAVIYLDVNGFKLVNDSIGHHGGDELVRLLASRIGSVMPEGGTLARIGGDEFAVALLTNGHGTLALETARRIAHSIDRPFTISGFEFHVTASVGYAIANEIGMKSSEIIRRADVAMYHAKNGAEREPVAYQATMETGALEKKQIETGLRRAIENGDLKVFYQPVVRAIDGEIVGLEALMRWTSAEFGAVSPAVFIPVAEETGLIHDIGRLVVTRACIDLHRWPGLQMAINVSPVQLRDPGFADEIRQIVESHGHSPSRFDLELTEGILVNNPMIAERKLRKLKEFGFNLSLDDFGTGFSSIGYLRQFPFNTLKVDRSFVKEIGMNGEANALFQSLVSLGDALGLSIIAEGIETEDQLRLLRLTRCQQVQGFFFSRPVPADDIDTMLAGKQRGALPADRRVAARA
- a CDS encoding crosslink repair DNA glycosylase YcaQ family protein, whose translation is MPADLPPPKTSLTADEARRIALAAQGFAHRKTAGRSPWPAVAATIDRLGLLQLDSVNVLVRSHYLPVFSRLGDYDRAALDKRGFASGKERTLFEYWAHEASLLPLRLQPLLRWRMDRARRLVDHTPARAKAHRELRAYYRAILKEVAARGPIAASELQDPGERSGPWWGWHKGKGALERLFHTGEVTSAGRRGGFERVYDLPERVIPADILAVPTPSERDAIRELALMGARAFGVATEADIRDYFRLPIPEARKALAELAEEGALIPAAVEAWDKPAYLAADAETPARVTASALLSPFDPLVWFRPRTERVFDFHYRIEIYTPQAKRRFGYYVLPFLHRGRLRARVDLKAERDSGTLAVRGAHAEAGADRDAIAPDLAAELRRMAAWLGLAEIRVSPNGDLAAALAKHL
- the dusA gene encoding tRNA dihydrouridine(20/20a) synthase DusA — translated: MTAPHAIAIAPMMDWTDRHCRFFHRQLTGRALLHTEMITADAILHGDLHRLLSFSPAEHPVALQLGGSDPAKLARAAAVSAERGYDEINLNVGCPSDRVQSGTFGACLMRTPALVAECIAAIKAAVAVPVTVKCRLGVDDQDTEIALDALADAVIAAGADAIWVHARKAWLQGLSPKENREVPPLDYARVYRLKARLPGVFVGINGGIATLDDAAEHLRHVDGVMLGRAAYHTPAILAGVDARFYGEPAADRDVMDAMIPYIESELARGERLSHITRHMLGLFHGEPGARSWRRILTVGAVRPGAGIEVVREALAALDFAGETSDERAVA
- a CDS encoding sulfite exporter TauE/SafE family protein gives rise to the protein MDISVTQLIELAVAVLVSGAISGLLAGLFGIGGGTVLVPVLYQGLELIGVDEGVRMQVSVGTSIAIIVPTAIQSFLAHRKRGAVDTQLLKDWLIPLPVGVIAASIVAAYISGGALRAIFAVVALLVAIRLIFNRESWRLGSDLPGQPARSVVGVVIGFLSTLMGIGGGVLNNTFMTLYGRSMHQAVATSSGVGVIISIPGILGYIWAGWGASGLPPLSTGFVNFPAVLILIPTSVLAAPYGVRLAHALSRRKLEVAFGCFLLFVAARFAWSLF
- a CDS encoding TIGR02281 family clan AA aspartic protease, coding for MSAPRVRRRPQFIFWILLAGVVALAVALAARDANGTTFGLDNKDLAQLGYLVVILIFVGSALLGRGLGAGEIVRATAGWLAVFLFLIGAYAYRTELTGVGARMLGVLAPGVPISGRLAGEADSAVVIARGLDGHFGVHAEVQGKPMTMMVDTGASFVTLTPADAKAIGIDTSTLRFNMTIRTANGTIEAAPITIAKLAVGSIERREIAALVAPPNSLDQSLLGMSFLNTLDGYAISGDRLVLTP
- a CDS encoding DUF1289 domain-containing protein produces the protein MISPCVRLCTLDPDSGFCVGCGRTLAEIGRWMRYSDDERCAIMALLPARLERHRPSGPG
- the cobS gene encoding adenosylcobinamide-GDP ribazoletransferase, with translation MSESQVPSEIGIAVAELRSASIFLTRVPPRYLGASAAAVPDFRHAARVFPVVGALVGLVGGVVLVVADLLNIPAMVGAALAVSATVILTGGLHEDGLADAADSLGGSTTEKKLAIMDDSRVGTYGALALILSVVIRITALGALAVVVGSVRAGLVLIAAEAVSRASMVRLWHDLPAARMGGLSNDTGAPDQNAMLIAIAAAAAIAVIVALPAVGLWPTILAGAFAVVATYVVIRVTARTLGGRTGDTLGACQQVAVAAFLIGASVV
- the cobT gene encoding nicotinate-nucleotide--dimethylbenzimidazole phosphoribosyltransferase, which codes for MVAPSSGLPFDDFRALVRAMPGPSEAAVAAVRARDSVLTKPAGSLGRLEQIVEWLAAWQGKAPPSVQRPLVAVFAGNHGVTAEGVSAFPAAVTQQMVENFAAGGAAINQICLAFDLSLKVYDLALDIPTGNIARDAALDEAACAATMAFGMESIAGGIDLLCIGEMGIGNTTVAAAIFAALFGGTGADWVGRGTGVDDAGLARKRDAVDAALATHARHLADPLEVLRRVGGREIAAMTGAILAARMNHVPVIVDGYVATSAAAVLYAMDKTALDHCLFGHVSAEPGHRKALARMEKTPLLDLGMRLGEGTGAALAAGIVKAAVGMHTGMATFAQAGVATKEG